A window of Miscanthus floridulus cultivar M001 chromosome 12, ASM1932011v1, whole genome shotgun sequence genomic DNA:
GACTGGACTGGACTGGGACTGGGAGCTCAGCTGGGCTGCCTTGCTGCTGGCTAAGCTTAGGACTGTGCGCGCATGTGGGCAGTGGGAAGCTAAAGTGTGGCGCGAGTGGGGGTGGCCTTTTATTTACTCCAGCCGGTAGACTAATAAACTAGAAGAGGTATATGGTGAGGTGCGTGTTTTAAAAAGGGGCTTTTGTTTTTGGCTTACAGGGCAGGGGATGGACGAAAGCTACAGCTCAACCATCGAAGATTCCTCTGCTTCTTCCCGGGGCCCCTTTGAGCATGGAGGTTGCCTATAGCCTAGTGCATCTGCCCTGAGATCCGTGCTGGGCCAGTGGCTACTGGTTAGTCCGGGTACTCTGATGCTGCTTGAGCTTCACTCCACGCCGGTTGGTCAACTGGGGACGTTCTTGCATATGCGCATCGAGGTTACAGGTCGACTCTCGGCCGTATATTCCTGTGCCATTGACCAATGTTGCCGAAATACTCCTGCTTCACATAATTCACACATGCAAACGCATACATATAAGACTAGATTTTTGTACGGCTGTCCGATCCCCATTTCACGCGATGAACAACTCCAATGTGTGGTAGTCCAGACTGGCTACATCAAGCCTGCATGGAGATACCTTAGCTATGTCCTCACCCCCTTTGGATTTCTCCCATCTCCAGCGCCGGAGGGCCTAGAGCTGCGCGGCGCACAGCGATCCCGAGCGAGGGACGGACGCCGGAGCCCGGAGGGGCGTCGGTGCACGCGCCCCCTCGTGCCGTCGCGTCGTGAGCACGCAAGCTTGCTTGCGTCGTCGACGGTTGCTACGTCGTGTCATGCGGTGGTGCCACGCGCGCCGCTCGGCTGATGAGCCGCATCGATCAGGTGCGCAACCAAACAAGGGAGGCGCATGAATCATGGTGCCCTCCGTTCCTTATCCCCCCCACTCCCACCGACTGCCATGTGCCCTACGGCAGCGCACCAGCACGCATGTATGCCTAATCACTCGATTTGCCTCCACTGAGCTATCGCTAGCTCTAATCAGAATCCAGTAAAGGAATGGGAAATCACACTGGCCACGGCTGTGGTGAACAAAATAGTAAATCAAGGGAGGTTGAATCACTGCATGCTGTTGGTGGATAACGTTGTGCATGGCACGTAAACTCGTACGTACAGTGCTCTTCTTTATGAATTCTTTTACCAGAAGCTTGGGATCAAAAGCATCAGATCAGACGCGGCCTTTTGGATCGTTTCATTTCCGTCCATTCCTAGGTAGTGTCTCCGTGAGTCAGCATGACTTGACAAAGGCCGTCTCTTTTGCCATACAAAAAAAAGAGGATCGATCTGTTGGGTAAATCAGCGCCGGAAAACCCCACAGTAAACTACACTGACTTAGCCAGGAAGACAAAATGATCCGGGGTGAGTTGAAACCACACCGCACCACTATTTCCGCGGAATTTTATCTGATTTGTCGACTAGTGATGATTGATTTCAGGAACACCAGCTCGCAGGCACAAAATAATTTAGAACAAAATGATTAAATAAATACATACAACACGGCTGGAGCAGGATGCATCATCATATATACATGCCACCTACCCTGTACTGCATCCAGCACCATAGAAAGAAGATACATTAGATTCAGGACCATTAGAAGCTTGTAAGTACAGAGCAAAGTAGCCAGACGATTCCTGCCACTCTTCTGCGGGCGGGCTGTGTGTGATGGGGTATGTCACCTACCGTCCCATCTCTTCTGTTCTGTTTGGTGAGCAGAGCTAGCATAGCAAATAGCGTTAGCCGGCCAGGAATCTCCCTCTGTTCCCTCAAAAAATAATCTCCCTCTGGCTGATGGAGTGTGGCATGCATTTTGCGGTTGGTAGCGGAAAGCGCAGGGAATTATTTGCGCCATTTTACGGTTGGTGGCGCAAAGGCCTAGAGAATTATTTTGATGGACCTTTGCTCGCTTCATTATCTTGCGCGGGGAGGGTGAGGTTGGGAATCTGTCTACTGAACATTCGGTTGATTTTGGGCTCCCTAGCAATCGGTTGTTTCGAAGCCCCAAAACAAccggaaaaacaaaaaaaaaaaagaaaaacggtTGTTCCAAACCAATGAAACAACCGATTTATAAAACCACAGGATCAACATCCAACAACTTCTGTGCTTTGCTGTTGTAGGCCCAAAAATTGAGAAAGAAAAGATCCAAACAACAAAAAGGCAATTGGCCCAAAAATGAAACTCAGAAAACAACGGAAACAGAAGCCCATATAAAAGCCATCAACTTATTCACCAAGGAAAAAGAGAATAAAAAAAACAGATCTGAATCGAACAAAAAAAATGAGACGGGTGATAACTTACCTACGTGCCGAACAAGCATAGAAAGAGAGGGGAAAAAGGAAGATCGAGATCTACAGATGGATGAAGGAGCAGATCTGGAACTACAGAGCAACAAAGGATCAACATCTACGGTCAGGTGCATCCTACTCCTTGCACATCACCCACGGCACAGCACTTCCCAATCCGATTGCCATACTGATTCTCCATCACTGCAGTGAAAAATATCATTTATGATGTAAATTAATTTGTGTCCCTAGTAGTCAATAGCATGCAGTAGTAAGTTAATTTGCATTTCCCAAAGTGATCGGCGTGCAGTAGTAAAAACGTTAGTAGCATGTATTTCTTCTCTAGTAGAGTGGCCAGCTTGCGCACAAAGGGAAATCATGACTACTCAAAACAATACTCACCATGATTTCCTACATTGTTATTTCCCCTTCCAGCACTAAAAATCTCTCTGTGTCAGCTGCTCAGTTAACATACAAATTTCTAATCTCTATGCTTGGCAAATATTCATGGTTTTATTAGTCAATCTGTCTACCAGGGAAAATTAAGTTTTCAGACAAATTAGATTAAGTCCTGAAAGAAATATGCTTGCCATGTAGATTATAATTGGTCTACTGGACACACTACGAAATTTATCAAATATACTCGGTATTCATTTGCAGTATACTCTCTTTCATTGTCCAAAATGCATCTAACAAAACTAGATGTAACAAActctcttcttaatgcaatgtcatgcagttctcttgcatgttcaagaaaaaaaaaagttgtctAAAATGCAGGATCTGGAGGCCAAAATATTTAAATCTTTCAGATCTATGAATTTAacacaaaataaaaaaaacagtaTACACAGGAGTACAGGGCAATCATGCCATATTCAAGATCTAATCAGAAATGATCCATTTTATAATCACACATGAGGTTCATAAAAAAGGTATATAACAAATCATTCAAGCATCCAGCAGTTCAGCTGAAGTAAGAGCCTGCATTTTTCTAGCTCTACACTAGAACCACAAACAGTCAGCCTACTTAGATTTACAAAAAtgcatgaaaaaaaaaatcagcacaTATCTAGGCAATGCTGCCTAAAACAAGGCATCAGAGCATTTAGCCCACCGAGCCCTGGGTGTGGAATCAGTAACCATGCATAAGGTGTTTCTGGTAGCGAGTCAGAAAACTAAACAAACTATCCAACAGTTTCATACGAGGGGAttcccagaaaaaaaaaacatgttccACAGAGTGGGGGAAAGTTTGGTGCAATATGCAATTACATCTAGCATCTAATAGTTGTGAATGTGTGTGCCCTTTAGGAGACTACAGGTTCAAGAACTGAAGGCCCCGTTGGCTTCGCTGAAAAAGCCGAAACACTAttccggttgatttgttgtgagagaaaaatattgttccggttgaaaaaacaagctgaaaagtacggattataagacaaacgaacagggccaggAACTAAATGAAAAATAAATGAAAATGGTCATCCAAATAAATTATGAATACTGCATGTTTTAGTCCTCACCTGATTAAGCATCCACTTGAAGCCAATAGCAGCAGTGCAATCAGCAGGTGCACAAATGCATATTCCATTCAGTGCCAGTATATACATTGCAGCCCTTTTCTGAGGTAAGATCTGTTATTTTGTAACCTTCTGCTACAAAGTAACAAACCTGACAGCAAAATAACACAAATATGAATACTCAGGTGGGTTGAAGCATCCATTTGGCTACAACCCTAATAAACAGTGTGTAAAACAGGACAAAAAAATTCTATACTGACTAACTTATTACTACATTTTGCATGTACGATGGAGTGGGGGATACATGTAAGGACAAGTTTACAGCGACATCACTGCAAGAAAACCAACTGCAGGTAACTTCTGAAACATAAAAATttgcaaaaaagaaaaaacaatacTTCATACTATAACTTAAATACTGTATGAAATTCATATATCCAAGACAAAATTTGAAAAAACAGGTACAATTGCCATACCTTGCAAGCAATCCAATTGCAGCAACAACTTCAAGGCCTCTGATGAACCAATGGCAGGACGAGTTCGGGCTGATGTACAACTTCCAGGTatgaaaaaataaataataaaaaaagacATAAGATAACAGCAAGTTTTGTAAACCTTGATCATGTACTGTTTACAGATTGATGAAGGGACATCAACACAAACAACAAATACAAAAGGAAATACTTCTACTGCTAGGGGAAGTTCAAACAATGAAAGAACAGAAATGGGACAATGCAGTGCAAACCTGTTTCAATGGCATAGCAGCAGCCAGGTGCGTGGAAAAAAATGTTGATTCATTCTTTACAAAACCTGAAAACACAAAACTATAAAACCTGATACAAAAAAAATCACAGGAGAGCTTGACAGGGCTGCTAATGGAGCAAATCAGAAACTCCCAAGAAGAAATGTACTTGGTAAAACATATTTACACTTCCAAAAAAATTTATTAACTTGCATGTGCTAGGCACCTGAGAAAAATCAGTGTATTCTTTTTCTAATAACATTTGAACATGTTTTCAGTTATCTCAAGAAATGCAGGGGTCGTATACAAGTATGCTGCTTGGTACACAGCTTTTTCaggtaaaaaaacaaaaacaaattatATAGATGCAAAACGTTGAATAATACTACTCAAAAGACAATGTACTTATTTCTATTTAACAAAAAATGCTATTGTTATTTAATACACAGGAAAATCTACAAGGACAGACACAAATTTCAGACTGTTGCACAGGGGATGACTATGTCTTATCTAGAAAGCAAACAGGGAAACAGGTAAAAAGAATGCCATAAAAAAAAGTTGACTAAGCACAACAAACCATCACAAAAACTTGCCTTTATTCCTAACAATATATTTTTGCAGATGGCTCTCGGCAACATGAACAACAGCCCTGAGAGAAACAAAGATTTCAATAACTCAACTACAGAATTTGAGGTAAGACTCTAAAACACATGAAGTCgtattatatatatgtattaacAATTTCAATATGATACAAAAAAATATGAATAAGTACTTATTACATTAATAATTTTCAGGACTACCAACTCAGGGACTGGGATGAAGAATACTTATCAGAGCctgaagaagaacaatggcaGAATGGCATCTTCAGAAACATGGAAATTCAAGAGATATGAGAACGAACAAGTGCCGTAAAAGATTCAACAATGACAACATCAGAACAGAGCGTGCCAGCTGAAGAAATAGACAGAGCAGATAGAAATGGAAGCCAagaactcactgaacaagagattgatgattttatCAGTAGAGAACAGATGGCAGCTTCTGAAGGAAACAACGCAGATATCAATAGCTTGTATACACCACAGTTAGGGATGGAATTTAAAACCAAAGATGATGCTCAACACTTTTTCAACTTCTATGCATACCTTGCTGGTTTTGAAACAGCCGTAGTGCATGTCTTCAGAACTGCAAGCAAGAAAAGGAATAATGAAGTCACCAAAGTCACAATCAAGTGTAACAAGTATGGAAAACAAGAACCAAAGACAGTAGATCAGCAGGAGGTAGCAGTGGACAAGGATATTGGAAAAAAGAAGGGACCAAAAAGACAAACAAATGTAGTAGTGAAAACAGACTGCAAGTGTGTTATGGTTGTCAAAGAAGAAAATGGAGTTTGGAGGATTATTAGACTTGATTTGGATCACAACCATGAGCTGCAACCAGCGCACAGAGATCAGCAGTTTAGTGGACACAAGTATATGACGGATATGGAGAAGGCACTCATAAGGACCTTGAATGAAAACAATATTCCAACAAGAAAGATGATTTCTATACTGTCCTATCTCAGAGGAGTCACAACACTTccggtgaagaagaaggatgttaGCAACTTCAGAACAAAAATAAACAGAAAGGTCAGATGATCAGATATGACTAAGGTCTTGGACAACATCAAATCAGGAAAGCTAATGATCCTAGCTTCTTCTACAAGTTTGAATTAGATGAGGAGAACAAAgtaaaaaatattttttggaGAGATGGATCTTCGCTGAAATATTACGCAGAATATAGAGACTGTGTCAACTTTGACACAACATACATGACAAACAAATATAGGTTGCCATTTGTACCCTTTGTGAGTATCACTGGACATGCACAATCATGTATCTTTGGATGTGCTTTCCTACATGATGAAACTACAGAAACTTTCAAATGGGTGTTTGAAACATTCCTAGAATCAATGGGAGGCAAACACCCTAGAATCATAACAGACCAGGATAAAGCAATGAAAGCAGCTATTCAGGAGGTGTTCACAGATACAAGGCATAGAAACTGCTTGTTTCACATCAAAACAAAATGCTACTAGAAGAATATCaaaatatttgtagcaaaagATGGCCTCTATGAAGAATTTGAAGACACGGTGAACAACAGTTTGACAGAAGAGGAATTTGAGTACTTGTGGGGGAAGATGATTGAGGAAAGACAGCTACAGAACAATAAGTACTTCACGAGGATGTGGGAGACAAGGGAAAGATTCATCCCAGTTTATTACAAAATGATTTCTTCCCTTGCATCCAAACCACATCAAGGAGTGAGGCTGTGAATGCAAGATTCAAGGAGAATGTGGGGCCAACCTACAGTGTTATCAGCTTCTTGGTAGAGTACCAACGCATAATAGATACAATAGATAGAGCAGAGAATCTAGAGGACCACTACAGCGCCCAGAAAAGGCCGAAGGAACTATTGTTTGGCTACACATTTGAGATAcaagcacaagagttgtacaacAGGAACATATACAAAAAGTTCCAGGTACAGCTCAAAGCTACATCAACAATGACTTACAAGGAAATTCAAGAAGGCAAAGTGTTTGAAGTGTGGCAAAGAAGTAACCAGGTTCAGAAGCTACAAAGGATAAGAAAATACATAGTGTTTAGTGACCTCAGCAAAGGGGGAGAAGAATTCAATTGCATCTGCACCAAAATTAACAAAGACGGGGCATCCTCTACTCACACATCCTGAAAATGATGATAGAAAAGGAAGTCAGCAG
This region includes:
- the LOC136496899 gene encoding uncharacterized protein, which produces MYDGVGDTCKDKFTATSLQENQLQVQLPYLASNPIAATTSRPLMNQWQDEFGLMYNFQIDEGTSTQTTNTKGNTSTARGSSNNERTEMGQCSANLFQWHSSSQESLTGLLMEQIRNSQEEMYLLSQEMQGSYTSMLLGTQLFQENLQGQTQISDCCTGDDYVLSRKQTGKQMALGNMNNSPERNKDFNNSTTEFEDYQLRDWDEEYLSEPEEEQWQNGIFRNMEIQEI